Proteins encoded by one window of Nicotiana tabacum cultivar K326 chromosome 10, ASM71507v2, whole genome shotgun sequence:
- the LOC107810607 gene encoding putative homeobox-leucine zipper protein ATHB-51 has product MDWNGNLRPFVSRPAPPDNSFNLLYSYNYDQYPGMEMKHAMQTQQGGVLPTMDKLNNNFAMNQLDKKKRLTSDQLESLENSFQEEIKLDPERKIKLAKELGLQPRQIAVWFQNRRARWKSKQLERLYDSLKQDYDLVSREKQKLQNEVLALRAILKEQATKKQVNSTVYTEISGEETVESTSMPSSNKTRGITTSNHQNNNMAECSYVFNVNNVEGFNPVMPPYWV; this is encoded by the exons atggacTGGAATGGAAATCTTAGACCCTTTGTTTCTCGACCTGCTCCTCCTGATAATTCTTTCAATCTCCTCTACAGCTACAATTATGATCAATATCCAG gtATGGAAATGAAGCATGCAATGCAAACACAACAAGGTGGAGTGCTCCCAACAATGGACAAACTGAACAACAACTTTGCCATGAATCAGTTGGATAAGAAGAAAAGATTGACAAGTGATCAATTAGAGTCACTTGAAAACAGTTTTCAAGAAGAGATAAAACTTGACCCTGAAAGGAAAATTAAACTAGCTAAAGAACTTGGGTTGCAACCTCGTCAAATTGCTGTTTGGTTTCAAAATAGGAGAGCTAGATGGAAGTCTAAGCAGCTCGAACGACTCTATGATTCTCTTAAACAAGACTATGATTTAGTTTCTAGGGAAAAACAGAAGCTTCAAAATGAG GTGTTGGCATTAAGAGCAATATTGAAGGAACAAGCCACAAAAAAACAAGTGAATTCCACAGTATACACTGAAATATCAGGTGAAGAGACAGTGGAAAGCACATCAATGCCAAGTTCAAACAAGACAAGAGGAATTACTACAAGTAACCATCAGAATAATAATATGGCTGAATGCAGTTATGTTTTCAACGTTAATAATGTTGAAGGGTTTAATCCAGTTATGCCACCATATTGGGTTTAA